Proteins encoded within one genomic window of Halalkalibacillus sediminis:
- the guaC gene encoding GMP reductase has protein sequence MENVFDYEDIQLIPAKCVVSSRSECDTSVTLGGHSFKLPVVPANMQTIIDEKIATYLAENGYFYIMHRFQPETRISFIKDMKSRQLISSISVGVKDEEYAFVEQLASEKLSPDYITIDIAHGHSDAVINMIKHIKSHLPETFVIAGNVGTPEAVRELENAGADATKVGIGPGKVCITKIKTGFGTGGWQLAAVRLCAKAASKPIIADGGIRTHGDVAKSVRFGATMVMIGSLFAGHEESPGETVERDGKLYKEYFGSASEFQKGEKKNVEGKKMFVEHKGALQDTLTEMEQDLQSAISYAGGSKIDAIRHVDYVVVKNSIFNGDKVY, from the coding sequence ATGGAAAATGTGTTTGATTACGAAGATATTCAATTAATTCCGGCTAAATGTGTGGTAAGCAGTCGTTCTGAGTGCGATACTTCAGTGACATTAGGTGGTCATTCATTCAAATTACCTGTCGTTCCTGCAAACATGCAGACAATTATTGATGAAAAAATCGCAACCTACTTGGCGGAAAACGGCTACTTTTATATTATGCACCGGTTTCAACCTGAAACGAGAATTTCTTTTATAAAAGATATGAAATCCCGTCAATTGATCTCATCGATCAGTGTCGGCGTCAAAGATGAAGAATACGCATTCGTTGAACAATTAGCTAGCGAAAAATTGAGCCCTGATTATATTACAATCGATATCGCTCATGGACACTCAGATGCAGTCATCAACATGATCAAACATATCAAGTCTCACTTACCTGAAACGTTTGTGATTGCTGGAAACGTAGGAACTCCAGAGGCTGTTCGCGAATTAGAAAACGCTGGTGCAGATGCAACCAAAGTTGGGATTGGTCCAGGAAAAGTTTGCATCACAAAGATTAAAACTGGTTTCGGTACAGGTGGTTGGCAGCTTGCAGCAGTTCGTCTATGTGCGAAAGCTGCAAGTAAACCAATTATTGCAGACGGTGGCATCCGTACTCACGGAGATGTTGCAAAATCTGTACGTTTCGGTGCAACGATGGTCATGATCGGATCACTTTTTGCAGGTCATGAAGAATCACCAGGAGAAACTGTTGAACGAGACGGCAAGCTCTATAAAGAATATTTCGGTTCGGCTTCAGAGTTCCAAAAAGGTGAAAAGAAAAACGTCGAAGGTAAGAAAATGTTCGTTGAGCACAAAGGTGCCCTTCAAGATACGTTAACCGAAATGGAGCAAGATCTTCAGTCAGCTATTTCTTATGCAGGCGGTTCAAAAATTGACGCAATCCGCCATGTCGATTATGTCGTAGTAAAAAATTCAATTTTCAACGGAGATAAGGTATATTAG
- a CDS encoding DMT family transporter has product MKITKMDFSNYYGLIFVTLAALMWGGGAGIAGFLMNQDWDPILIAAFRATVALMILFIWYATHNKHRLTLNKNLIFWAVVGGAGMAGNMGFYFLSISEINVPVAATLMYSAPIFVFLIAIIFGTEKVTKSKATLSIVVLSGIVLLTGVYKMDLAELNVLGIFFGLMAGIMYALFIFGYKNGLQNGSLITVVIVSSITEATLLTLFADKSDYAQLLTSFEDVQWFLFLGISASMSLLFYNTGLSNVNPGTASVIAMVEPVTAGIVGIFILGQVLNFVELIGMVIILITVTAMSYYSIKNE; this is encoded by the coding sequence ATGAAAATTACTAAAATGGATTTTTCGAATTATTATGGGTTAATATTCGTCACCCTTGCCGCATTAATGTGGGGTGGTGGCGCTGGTATAGCTGGCTTTTTAATGAATCAAGATTGGGACCCGATCTTGATCGCAGCTTTTCGAGCAACTGTAGCCCTAATGATATTATTTATCTGGTATGCAACACACAACAAACACCGACTTACACTAAATAAAAACCTTATATTTTGGGCTGTTGTCGGAGGTGCCGGGATGGCTGGAAACATGGGTTTTTATTTCTTAAGTATCTCTGAAATAAATGTTCCTGTGGCGGCTACTCTGATGTATTCAGCCCCCATATTCGTATTTTTGATCGCGATCATATTTGGAACAGAGAAAGTCACTAAATCAAAGGCTACTCTATCTATCGTTGTATTGTCCGGGATTGTTCTATTGACCGGAGTATATAAGATGGATTTGGCTGAGCTGAATGTATTAGGGATATTTTTCGGTTTGATGGCAGGTATTATGTATGCCTTATTTATTTTTGGTTACAAAAATGGTTTGCAAAACGGAAGTCTGATAACAGTAGTAATCGTCTCTTCCATCACAGAGGCCACCTTACTTACTCTATTTGCGGATAAAAGTGACTACGCGCAACTACTCACTTCCTTCGAAGATGTTCAGTGGTTTCTTTTCCTTGGAATTAGTGCCAGCATGTCACTATTGTTTTATAATACTGGGCTATCTAATGTGAACCCAGGTACCGCTTCGGTCATTGCCATGGTCGAACCAGTTACGGCAGGAATTGTAGGCATTTTCATACTTGGACAGGTACTAAATTTTGTTGAGTTAATTGGAATGGTGATCATCTTAATCACAGTCACCGCCATGAGTTATTACTCGATTAAAAATGAATAA
- a CDS encoding DUF2243 domain-containing protein has protein sequence MREIRDQYVDQKKYWKRNILSGVLFGFGLAAFVDETVFHQLLRWHHFYDLSTTDIGLISDGLFHAFSWFATIGGLFLLADIRRRESYSGKRWWGGMLVGAGSFQLYDGIIQHKLMRIHQIRYVDNLIVYDIVWNVLAVMMIIAGAILLKFAKKY, from the coding sequence TTGAGAGAAATAAGAGATCAATACGTTGATCAAAAAAAATACTGGAAACGAAATATTTTGTCGGGTGTATTGTTCGGTTTTGGACTGGCAGCCTTTGTTGATGAGACGGTATTCCATCAATTGCTTCGTTGGCATCATTTTTATGATTTATCTACGACGGATATCGGTTTGATTTCAGATGGTCTGTTCCATGCTTTCAGTTGGTTCGCTACCATCGGAGGACTATTTCTATTAGCAGATATTCGCAGACGTGAATCCTATAGTGGTAAACGTTGGTGGGGAGGAATGTTAGTGGGTGCTGGTAGCTTTCAGTTATATGATGGAATCATCCAGCACAAATTGATGCGGATCCATCAAATACGCTATGTAGATAATCTGATTGTCTACGATATCGTTTGGAATGTCCTCGCTGTGATGATGATTATTGCTGGGGCAATCCTTCTTAAATTTGCGAAAAAATATTAA
- a CDS encoding cytochrome c oxidase assembly protein, with product MEHFNSIGTLSEILLAIPFVVVAAVYFGSLKLSKYRERQWPFYRSVLMMVGLLSALLAVVGPIPQQAHMDFEMHMLGHLLLGMLAPLMIVLSAPMILILRALSVKKAKKVTRLLNSAPAHFFTDPLVATLLNVGGLWVLYTTNLYAMMHDSILLYLFVHLHVFLAGYLFTISMIYIDPMPHRRSYFYRSVVLILALAGHGILSKYIYTNPPIGVGVQEARSGGMLMYYGGDAIDIFIIIILCYQWYKSTAPRRQIA from the coding sequence ATGGAACATTTCAATTCCATAGGAACCTTATCTGAAATTTTGTTGGCAATTCCATTTGTGGTGGTCGCAGCTGTATATTTTGGCTCGCTTAAACTCTCGAAATACCGAGAGAGGCAGTGGCCATTTTATAGGTCGGTTTTAATGATGGTTGGCCTGCTCAGTGCTTTGTTAGCAGTGGTTGGGCCCATTCCTCAACAGGCACATATGGATTTTGAAATGCATATGCTCGGGCATTTACTCTTAGGAATGCTTGCGCCATTGATGATTGTACTTTCAGCACCAATGATACTTATCTTAAGGGCACTTTCTGTTAAAAAAGCAAAAAAGGTGACCCGTTTATTGAATTCAGCTCCGGCACACTTTTTCACGGACCCATTAGTTGCAACTCTACTTAACGTGGGTGGACTATGGGTTCTGTATACTACAAATCTATACGCGATGATGCATGACTCTATTCTTTTATATCTATTTGTGCATCTGCATGTATTTTTGGCGGGTTATCTATTTACTATTTCGATGATTTATATTGACCCAATGCCCCATAGAAGAAGTTATTTCTATCGTTCAGTCGTTCTTATTCTTGCTTTGGCAGGCCACGGAATTCTATCTAAGTACATTTACACGAATCCTCCGATTGGAGTAGGTGTACAGGAAGCGAGAAGCGGGGGAATGTTAATGTATTACGGTGGTGATGCGATTGATATCTTCATTATAATCATTTTATGTTATCAATGGTACAAATCTACCGCCCCAAGAAGGCAAATAGCATAA
- a CDS encoding DUF4269 domain-containing protein has protein sequence MYNSIDYLTNGSSKQKRSFDVINELKIMSALSEFDPVLCGTIPLNIDIKDSDLDIIMEVHDFDLFGKMVLNLYSDYQDFRIKRIMIRELLVIKANFKYREFEFELFGQPKPVKKQNAYLHMIIEDFLLKERPRLKEEIIQLKESGFSTEAAFCEVLGLSGDPYEQLIVYGEERGII, from the coding sequence ATGTATAACTCAATCGACTACTTAACAAATGGTTCTAGTAAACAAAAGCGATCGTTTGATGTAATAAATGAATTGAAAATAATGAGTGCACTCTCAGAGTTTGACCCTGTGCTATGTGGCACCATTCCCTTGAATATAGATATTAAAGATTCCGATCTCGATATTATTATGGAGGTCCATGATTTTGATCTATTCGGGAAGATGGTCTTGAACCTATATAGTGATTATCAAGATTTCCGTATAAAGCGAATAATGATTCGTGAATTGCTCGTCATTAAAGCTAATTTTAAATATAGAGAATTTGAGTTCGAATTATTCGGTCAGCCTAAACCGGTAAAAAAACAAAATGCATACTTACATATGATTATAGAAGATTTTTTGTTGAAAGAACGGCCTAGATTGAAAGAAGAGATCATTCAATTGAAAGAGAGTGGATTTTCAACCGAAGCTGCATTTTGCGAAGTTCTCGGCTTAAGCGGAGATCCGTATGAACAATTGATTGTCTATGGTGAGGAAAGAGGAATCATTTAG
- a CDS encoding NUDIX hydrolase, giving the protein MKKWEGSSGVCVNENNEILMVLQGKPEETKMWSVPSGGKEEGESFEECCIREIEEETGYHVRVVDRVKVKDMKSPRADIDVEVHYFQVEIVGGEEKIQDPDELIYEIDWKSVEEIRELDLGFPEDREFLIHCIQSAKYGGI; this is encoded by the coding sequence ATGAAAAAATGGGAAGGTTCTTCAGGAGTTTGCGTTAATGAGAATAATGAAATTCTTATGGTATTACAAGGCAAGCCAGAGGAAACAAAGATGTGGTCCGTACCGTCTGGTGGAAAAGAAGAGGGCGAATCTTTTGAAGAGTGTTGTATTAGAGAAATAGAAGAAGAAACAGGTTATCATGTGAGGGTTGTCGATCGAGTAAAGGTTAAGGATATGAAATCGCCCCGAGCAGATATTGACGTGGAAGTTCACTATTTTCAAGTCGAAATAGTGGGTGGGGAGGAAAAGATTCAAGATCCTGATGAGTTGATCTACGAGATTGATTGGAAATCAGTTGAAGAAATTCGTGAATTAGATTTAGGTTTTCCGGAAGACAGAGAGTTTTTGATTCATTGCATTCAGTCGGCGAAATATGGAGGAATTTAG
- a CDS encoding phosphotransferase, protein MKASSILNHFYIKTDVEPESIYSFSPVYKINHNQRELILKTTQHPLDRAENLVDYTNYLHKKGVSVVTPVHIDAPNPQTIGEDTFVVYPFIQGTTYSGTLSEIYKAGKLLGQIHSLAPVENEYRLPVYDVYDFNSEEIKGSIANIKEYSDQERVPINIDLLEKKFLQAVENQEQLKNSKLPYVSTPHDFKANNLIYTPEPYLVDPDNATYIPRIFDLALALLLFHNELNTAPNRMFTIDEWKTFLKGYCESVVLTDLEKECWKAAVEHVFLDEVMWLMAEVEEDWKRDDQKSLFVSLIDFILSENIYTLIEE, encoded by the coding sequence ATGAAAGCTAGTTCAATTTTAAACCATTTTTATATAAAAACAGACGTTGAACCTGAAAGTATTTACTCTTTTTCACCCGTTTATAAGATTAATCATAATCAACGAGAACTAATCTTAAAAACAACCCAACATCCATTGGATCGAGCTGAAAACTTGGTTGATTATACTAATTACTTACATAAAAAAGGCGTGAGTGTGGTTACACCTGTTCATATTGATGCTCCCAACCCTCAAACAATTGGAGAAGACACTTTTGTTGTTTACCCTTTCATTCAGGGAACTACATACTCTGGAACTTTATCTGAAATATATAAAGCTGGTAAGTTATTAGGACAGATTCACTCTCTGGCCCCCGTAGAGAATGAATATCGTCTACCTGTTTATGATGTGTATGACTTCAACAGTGAAGAGATAAAAGGGAGTATAGCAAATATTAAGGAGTATTCTGATCAAGAAAGAGTTCCAATAAATATTGATTTGTTGGAAAAGAAATTTCTTCAAGCTGTTGAAAACCAGGAGCAATTGAAAAACTCAAAACTTCCTTATGTTTCTACACCGCATGACTTTAAAGCGAACAATCTTATTTATACACCCGAACCTTATTTAGTAGATCCAGATAACGCAACGTACATCCCAAGGATTTTCGATTTAGCTTTGGCTCTTTTGCTTTTCCACAATGAATTGAATACAGCGCCAAATCGAATGTTCACTATAGATGAATGGAAGACATTTTTGAAGGGGTATTGTGAATCGGTAGTCCTTACAGATCTTGAAAAAGAGTGCTGGAAAGCGGCTGTTGAACATGTTTTTTTAGATGAGGTAATGTGGTTGATGGCTGAAGTTGAAGAAGATTGGAAGAGGGATGACCAAAAAAGTTTATTCGTGAGTTTGATTGATTTTATCTTGTCAGAGAACATATATACTTTAATCGAGGAGTGA
- a CDS encoding S66 family peptidase: protein MIKYPILKNDATIGVTAPSSGVPAELHHLLEGAKEQMEKKGYSLEVGETAWTQSKSKSASAKKRAAELMHMMTNNEIDAVIPPWGGELLVEILDYIDFDQLKPKWILGYSDTSLLLMAITLKTGIATAHGTNLVDLRGEYSDKTTAKWEDVLSTSKRESIVQYSSEKYQKEWDFENPTPQIFDLTETTEWKAIGGKSVSGRLLGGCVDTVRHLIGTPFGEVKSFQKEYLNEEPILWYFENCDLATPDLRRSLVQMKLAGWFDHCSGIMFGRSAANTPVDGYTAEDIYEELAEELQIPIIYDIDCGHVPPQVTLVNGAFAEVEVNDGKGVVTQYFN from the coding sequence ATGATCAAATATCCAATACTAAAAAATGACGCTACAATTGGGGTCACAGCCCCTTCATCGGGTGTGCCTGCTGAGTTGCATCATTTACTTGAAGGCGCGAAAGAGCAAATGGAGAAAAAAGGTTACAGCCTTGAAGTCGGCGAAACTGCTTGGACGCAAAGTAAATCAAAATCAGCTTCAGCAAAAAAACGTGCGGCAGAACTGATGCACATGATGACTAACAATGAGATTGATGCAGTTATACCTCCGTGGGGTGGTGAATTACTAGTCGAAATCTTAGACTATATAGATTTTGACCAGTTGAAGCCGAAGTGGATACTAGGATACTCAGATACTAGTTTGTTGCTGATGGCTATAACTTTGAAAACAGGGATAGCAACTGCTCATGGAACGAATCTAGTTGATTTAAGAGGTGAGTATTCAGATAAAACCACCGCCAAATGGGAAGATGTTCTTTCAACAAGTAAAAGAGAGTCAATCGTTCAGTACTCATCTGAAAAATATCAAAAAGAATGGGATTTTGAGAATCCTACTCCACAAATATTCGACTTAACCGAAACGACAGAATGGAAGGCCATTGGTGGAAAAAGTGTTTCTGGCAGACTGCTAGGTGGATGTGTCGATACCGTAAGGCATTTGATTGGAACCCCATTTGGTGAGGTGAAATCTTTTCAAAAAGAATATCTGAATGAAGAACCCATACTTTGGTATTTCGAAAACTGTGATTTAGCTACTCCAGACCTAAGGAGGTCACTTGTACAGATGAAATTGGCAGGTTGGTTCGACCATTGTTCAGGCATAATGTTTGGTCGAAGCGCAGCCAATACTCCTGTTGATGGTTACACTGCTGAGGATATTTATGAAGAATTAGCTGAGGAATTACAAATTCCTATCATTTACGATATCGACTGCGGCCATGTTCCACCACAAGTTACTTTGGTGAATGGAGCTTTTGCAGAGGTTGAAGTGAATGATGGTAAAGGTGTCGTTACTCAATACTTCAATTAA
- a CDS encoding GNAT family N-acetyltransferase produces the protein MQKTNNYTIRLATKEEVPQVISLLKDVAASLNKNGIEQWGFLLQGGDDAEIEQAIKNQDTYVLLDEDRMIGTFTIYNQPEEWDLHIWRDKAHDSSYLHRLAVAPSYQGNDLGGIMLDWIDDNHMGFSNTLRLDCVANNDRLKDYYLQQGYQLIGTYDDHYMLEKKMN, from the coding sequence ATGCAAAAAACCAATAATTATACGATTCGTTTAGCAACTAAGGAGGAAGTACCTCAAGTAATCTCCTTATTGAAAGACGTAGCGGCATCTTTGAACAAGAATGGAATAGAGCAATGGGGCTTCTTGCTTCAAGGAGGAGATGATGCTGAAATAGAACAAGCGATTAAAAATCAAGATACTTATGTGTTATTAGATGAGGATCGAATGATCGGGACGTTCACGATATATAACCAACCTGAGGAATGGGACTTACATATATGGAGGGATAAAGCGCACGATTCGAGTTATTTACATCGATTAGCAGTGGCGCCTAGTTATCAAGGAAACGATTTAGGTGGAATTATGTTGGATTGGATAGATGACAATCATATGGGGTTCAGTAATACTCTTCGATTAGACTGTGTAGCTAATAACGATCGATTAAAAGATTATTACTTGCAACAGGGTTACCAGCTGATCGGTACATATGATGACCACTACATGTTGGAAAAGAAGATGAATTAG
- a CDS encoding RNA polymerase sigma factor, which produces MEISTDSLIANTRETQSKFMDFISDFKTDLWKYCRYITGSPWDGEDLFQETLLKAYGKLSQQWHPVQPKAYVFRIATNTWIDQKRRNKELETEFDEAFIPHDINTNIRIDDQVISQLETQRAIQDLTQNLPLKQRVAFLLTEVFSFNAKEAASFLQSTPGAVYASTRRAKEKLNEMNLQESDNRKVIPPSKEEEKILQAYVHALNEGNVEELLGLMHETIHTDATPGFQEYDKEETKSGSLAHGLPSNIVVEQVNLWGRQVMVAYMEENGVQKIHNIQYHYVVDGKVSYSRTFYFCKELMLEAGKELGDPVQTVKGPNINWES; this is translated from the coding sequence TTGGAAATTAGTACGGATTCATTAATTGCGAACACAAGAGAAACTCAAAGCAAATTCATGGATTTTATAAGTGATTTTAAGACAGATTTATGGAAATACTGTCGATACATCACTGGATCACCATGGGATGGGGAAGATTTATTTCAAGAAACCTTACTGAAAGCGTATGGAAAACTAAGCCAACAATGGCACCCTGTTCAACCGAAAGCCTATGTCTTCAGAATTGCCACCAATACGTGGATTGATCAAAAAAGACGCAACAAGGAACTTGAGACCGAATTTGATGAGGCATTTATCCCCCACGATATAAATACAAACATAAGAATAGATGACCAAGTCATCTCTCAATTGGAGACTCAAAGAGCCATTCAAGACCTCACTCAAAATCTACCTCTAAAACAACGTGTTGCCTTTTTGCTCACTGAAGTCTTTTCTTTCAACGCAAAAGAAGCCGCAAGTTTCTTGCAATCAACACCTGGGGCAGTGTATGCATCAACCAGGAGGGCAAAAGAGAAATTGAATGAAATGAACCTTCAAGAAAGCGATAATCGTAAAGTTATCCCGCCTTCTAAAGAAGAAGAAAAAATTTTACAAGCGTATGTGCATGCACTGAATGAAGGAAACGTGGAAGAATTATTAGGTTTGATGCACGAGACCATCCACACCGATGCAACTCCTGGTTTCCAAGAATACGACAAGGAAGAAACAAAATCAGGTTCTTTAGCACATGGATTGCCGTCTAACATTGTGGTTGAACAAGTAAACTTGTGGGGTAGGCAAGTCATGGTCGCATACATGGAAGAAAATGGAGTTCAGAAAATACACAACATCCAGTATCACTATGTGGTCGATGGCAAAGTTTCCTATAGCCGAACATTCTACTTTTGTAAGGAATTGATGTTAGAAGCAGGTAAGGAATTAGGAGATCCAGTACAAACAGTGAAAGGCCCAAATATCAATTGGGAAAGTTAA
- a CDS encoding vanadium-dependent haloperoxidase, which translates to MGIEYLKWSQTRSAGERGVPTDPVTPSAGNWPLFFLRRNKEGVFLEPSGEKLKPYIKHPNKINFEEELKVVQRTLDNLSPSQKDIAIYYGTGVPTKQWTPIADRLIDTYDVTPTLAARILANLHGAINDTMVVVWYLKYKWDVARPNQYDQTLETIICTPNFPTYPSGHAAMSGCAEVVLSYYFPREANKLREISETDAVSRLYAGVHFPSDNDEGLSFGRYIGEVIVEYLKNQDRQAHRSDQRKTSYRNADIFPVNFEQFIPFDFPDKCNTLVRSSRYEDDLDEILSHLDLD; encoded by the coding sequence TTGGGAATAGAATATTTAAAATGGTCACAAACCCGTTCAGCTGGGGAAAGAGGTGTCCCTACTGATCCAGTGACCCCATCAGCTGGTAATTGGCCACTTTTTTTTCTTAGAAGAAATAAAGAGGGAGTATTTCTTGAACCCAGTGGAGAAAAATTAAAGCCATATATAAAGCACCCAAATAAAATCAATTTTGAGGAAGAGTTGAAGGTCGTCCAACGAACACTTGATAATCTTTCTCCATCGCAAAAAGATATTGCTATTTATTATGGCACAGGAGTTCCAACGAAACAGTGGACACCAATTGCGGACCGTTTGATCGACACTTATGATGTTACTCCGACACTTGCCGCAAGAATCTTGGCTAATCTTCATGGGGCTATCAATGATACTATGGTGGTCGTCTGGTATTTGAAATATAAATGGGATGTAGCAAGGCCTAACCAATATGATCAGACACTCGAGACAATAATCTGCACACCAAATTTCCCGACCTATCCATCTGGGCATGCAGCAATGTCGGGTTGTGCTGAGGTCGTTTTGAGTTATTATTTCCCTCGAGAAGCGAATAAACTTAGAGAGATTTCTGAGACCGATGCTGTCAGTCGTTTATATGCTGGGGTTCATTTTCCATCTGATAATGATGAAGGACTCTCTTTCGGCAGATATATTGGGGAAGTAATTGTGGAATATTTGAAAAATCAAGATCGTCAAGCCCATAGAAGTGATCAACGGAAGACTAGCTATCGAAATGCAGATATTTTTCCTGTTAATTTTGAGCAGTTCATTCCGTTCGATTTTCCGGATAAATGTAATACGCTAGTTAGAAGTAGTAGGTATGAAGATGACTTAGATGAAATATTGTCGCATTTAGACTTAGATTAA
- a CDS encoding YjcZ family sporulation protein, whose amino-acid sequence MRERVVSNMGYGQGYGNDFVLIIVLFILLVIVGAAFFY is encoded by the coding sequence ATGAGAGAAAGGGTGGTGAGTAATATGGGTTATGGTCAAGGTTACGGCAATGACTTCGTGTTGATTATAGTATTGTTTATTCTACTAGTTATTGTTGGTGCAGCTTTCTTCTACTAA
- a CDS encoding DinB family protein: protein MDTQGFLYTARMSNSLAKEVPEEYWDKQLIDEVGTLRELFKHIIRVRDVYTDGLRAGFIEFPGQMPSDEENIVDELERSMIDLFNELAKERVDKIQMNGQSLTLMETLTTAVHHEGIHQGQYYVALRHAGIDRPKQWETDWGM from the coding sequence ATGGACACACAAGGATTTCTATATACCGCAAGGATGTCCAATTCATTGGCGAAAGAGGTCCCCGAGGAATACTGGGACAAACAGTTGATTGATGAAGTGGGCACATTAAGGGAATTATTCAAGCATATCATTCGAGTCAGAGATGTATATACGGACGGCCTAAGAGCCGGCTTTATTGAATTTCCAGGTCAAATGCCATCCGATGAAGAGAACATTGTAGACGAACTCGAGAGAAGTATGATTGACTTATTCAATGAATTGGCAAAAGAAAGAGTTGATAAGATTCAAATGAATGGACAGAGCTTGACGTTGATGGAGACTTTGACAACTGCTGTTCATCATGAAGGGATCCACCAAGGGCAATATTATGTGGCCCTGAGGCATGCAGGAATAGATCGACCGAAACAATGGGAGACAGACTGGGGGATGTAG
- a CDS encoding histidine phosphatase family protein: MPKHIYIVRHSKAEGQAPEAELTELGKQQSEALVNFFSERKIDRFVSSPFIRAVGTIKPLSDARNLPIDIDPRLAERMLSTTHMPDWKEKLKDTFDDVDLKFEGGESTREASTRAVAVIEEILEGDSENTVIVSHGGIIPLLINHYSRDEGFDRWRGLTNPDVYLLTAENGETTVERIWDQA, translated from the coding sequence ATGCCAAAACATATCTATATTGTCAGACACAGCAAAGCTGAAGGACAAGCTCCAGAAGCTGAACTTACTGAGTTAGGTAAACAACAATCAGAAGCACTCGTGAACTTTTTCTCTGAGCGGAAAATTGACCGCTTTGTCTCAAGCCCTTTTATTCGTGCAGTCGGAACTATTAAACCATTGAGCGATGCTCGAAACCTCCCAATCGATATTGATCCCCGTCTAGCAGAGAGAATGTTGAGTACTACCCATATGCCTGATTGGAAAGAAAAATTAAAAGATACATTTGATGACGTGGATTTGAAATTCGAAGGCGGTGAGTCCACCCGGGAAGCTTCGACTCGTGCCGTAGCGGTAATTGAAGAAATCCTTGAAGGTGACTCAGAAAATACAGTCATTGTGTCACATGGTGGGATTATTCCATTATTAATCAATCACTATTCTCGCGATGAAGGCTTCGATCGTTGGAGAGGCTTGACGAACCCAGACGTCTATTTGTTGACGGCTGAAAATGGTGAAACCACTGTTGAACGGATATGGGATCAGGCATGA
- a CDS encoding GNAT family N-acetyltransferase — MNITIRQETPNDYQATEKVVEAAFKNAEFTDHDEHNLVARLRKSEAFVPQLSLVAEDDNQLVGHIMLSRIRINSESKSIESLALAPVSVLPDYQGKGIGKELIMETLNQARILNFKSVIVLGHPEYYKKLGFRNASLWGIKAPFDVPDDAFMALELEEKSLADVTGVVQYPEAFSG, encoded by the coding sequence ATGAATATAACAATCAGACAAGAAACACCTAACGATTACCAAGCTACTGAAAAAGTTGTTGAGGCTGCTTTTAAAAACGCAGAATTTACTGACCATGATGAGCATAACCTAGTCGCCCGTCTTAGAAAGTCAGAAGCTTTTGTTCCCCAGCTATCACTTGTTGCTGAGGACGATAATCAATTAGTTGGGCATATAATGTTGTCGAGGATAAGGATAAACTCTGAAAGCAAATCTATTGAATCACTAGCGCTAGCTCCAGTCTCTGTTCTCCCAGATTATCAAGGAAAAGGAATAGGCAAAGAATTGATTATGGAAACGTTGAATCAGGCTAGGATACTCAACTTTAAATCTGTCATTGTTTTAGGTCACCCTGAATACTATAAAAAATTGGGCTTTAGAAATGCATCACTATGGGGAATTAAAGCCCCTTTCGATGTGCCAGATGATGCTTTCATGGCCCTCGAACTTGAAGAAAAATCACTAGCAGACGTTACTGGAGTAGTCCAATATCCTGAAGCTTTTTCAGGGTAA